A single region of the Streptomyces caelestis genome encodes:
- the mce gene encoding methylmalonyl-CoA epimerase: protein MLTRIDHIGIACFDLDKTVEFYRATYGFEVFHSEVNEEQGVREAMLKINDTSDGGASYLQLLEPTREDSTVAKWLAKNGEGVHHIAFGTADVDAEAADIKDKGVRVLYEEPRRGSMGSRITFLHPKDCHGVLTELVTSAPVESPEH, encoded by the coding sequence ATGCTGACGCGAATCGACCACATCGGGATCGCCTGTTTCGACCTCGACAAGACCGTCGAGTTCTACCGTGCCACCTACGGCTTCGAGGTGTTCCACTCCGAGGTCAACGAGGAGCAGGGCGTGCGCGAGGCCATGCTCAAGATCAACGATACGTCCGACGGAGGCGCCTCGTACCTGCAGCTCCTGGAGCCGACCCGCGAGGACTCCACCGTCGCGAAGTGGCTCGCGAAGAACGGGGAGGGCGTCCACCACATCGCCTTCGGCACGGCGGACGTGGACGCCGAGGCCGCGGACATCAAGGACAAGGGCGTGCGCGTGCTCTACGAAGAGCCCCGACGCGGTTCCATGGGGTCACGGATCACCTTCCTGCACCCCAAGGACTGCCATGGCGTGCTGACAGAACTGGTCACTTCGGCGCCCGTTGAGTCACCTGAGCACTGA
- a CDS encoding response regulator transcription factor — protein sequence MRLLIVEDEKRLALSLARGLTAEGYAVDVVHDGREGLHQASEGTYDLVILDIMLPGLNGYRVCAALRAAGHEVPILMLTAKDGEYDEAEGLDTGADDYLTKPFSYVVLVARIKALLRRRGVGAGASPVHVHGDLKVDTAARRVFLGDDEVALTAKEFSVLEHLVLRAGEVVSKSEILEHVWDFAYDGDPNIVEVYVSTLRRKLRAGLIRTVRGAGYRLETSP from the coding sequence ATGCGCCTGTTGATCGTGGAGGACGAGAAGCGGCTGGCCCTGTCGCTCGCCAGGGGCCTGACGGCCGAGGGGTACGCCGTGGACGTCGTCCACGACGGACGAGAGGGGCTGCACCAGGCCTCGGAGGGCACGTACGACCTGGTGATCCTCGACATCATGCTGCCCGGCCTCAACGGTTACCGGGTCTGCGCCGCCCTGCGCGCCGCCGGGCACGAGGTGCCGATCCTGATGCTCACCGCCAAGGACGGCGAGTACGACGAGGCCGAGGGGCTCGATACGGGCGCGGACGACTATCTGACCAAGCCCTTCTCGTACGTCGTGCTCGTCGCCCGGATCAAGGCGCTGCTGCGGCGGCGCGGCGTGGGTGCGGGGGCCTCGCCCGTGCACGTACACGGGGATCTGAAGGTGGACACCGCGGCCCGGCGGGTGTTCCTGGGGGACGACGAGGTCGCCCTGACCGCCAAGGAGTTCTCCGTGCTGGAGCACCTCGTGCTGCGGGCCGGGGAGGTCGTGTCCAAGTCCGAGATCCTCGAACATGTCTGGGACTTCGCGTACGACGGTGATCCCAACATCGTCGAGGTGTACGTCAGCACCCTGCGGCGGAAGCTGCGGGCGGGGCTGATCCGGACCGTGCGCGGCGCCGGGTACCGGCTGGAGACGTCGCCATGA
- the meaB gene encoding methylmalonyl Co-A mutase-associated GTPase MeaB, with amino-acid sequence MQDVSTLVAQAREGRPRAVARLISLVEGASPQLREVMAALAPLAGNAYVVGLTGSPGVGKSTSTSALVTAYRKQGKRVGVLAVDPSSPFSGGALLGDRVRMSEHASDPGVYIRSMATRGHLGGLAWAAPQAIRVLDAAGCDVILVETVGVGQSEVEIASQADTSVVLLAPGMGDGIQAAKAGILEIGDVYVVNKADRDGADATARELNHMLGLGEARGPGDWRPPIVKTVAARGEGMDEVVEALEKHRAWMEERGVLAERRTARAAREVETIAVTALRERIGDLHGDRRLGALAERIVAGELDPYRAADELVAGLTGTSGG; translated from the coding sequence ATGCAGGACGTCTCCACGCTGGTCGCCCAGGCCAGGGAGGGCCGGCCGCGGGCCGTGGCCCGGCTGATCTCCCTGGTGGAGGGGGCGTCCCCGCAGCTCAGGGAGGTCATGGCGGCGCTCGCGCCGTTGGCGGGCAACGCGTACGTGGTCGGGCTGACCGGGTCGCCGGGGGTCGGCAAGTCCACGTCGACGTCGGCGCTGGTGACCGCGTACCGCAAGCAGGGCAAGCGGGTCGGCGTGCTGGCCGTCGACCCGTCGTCCCCGTTCTCCGGGGGTGCGCTGCTGGGGGACCGGGTGCGGATGTCGGAGCACGCGTCGGACCCGGGCGTGTACATCCGTTCCATGGCGACGCGCGGGCATCTGGGCGGGCTCGCGTGGGCCGCGCCGCAGGCCATCCGGGTACTGGACGCGGCGGGGTGTGACGTGATCCTCGTCGAGACGGTGGGTGTGGGGCAGTCCGAGGTGGAGATCGCCTCGCAGGCGGACACGTCCGTCGTGCTGCTCGCGCCGGGGATGGGCGACGGGATCCAGGCGGCCAAGGCCGGGATCCTGGAGATCGGTGACGTGTACGTCGTGAACAAGGCCGACCGCGACGGCGCGGATGCGACGGCTCGCGAGCTGAACCACATGCTGGGGCTGGGGGAGGCCCGGGGGCCCGGGGACTGGCGCCCGCCGATCGTGAAGACCGTCGCCGCGCGCGGGGAGGGCATGGACGAGGTCGTCGAGGCCCTGGAGAAGCACCGGGCCTGGATGGAGGAGCGGGGGGTGCTCGCGGAGCGGCGTACGGCCCGTGCGGCGCGGGAGGTCGAGACGATCGCGGTGACGGCGCTGCGGGAGCGGATCGGGGATCTGCACGGTGACCGACGCCTCGGGGCGCTGGCGGAGCGGATCGTGGCGGGGGAGCTGGATCCGTACCGTGCGGCTGATGAGCTGGTGGCGGGGCTGACGGGCACCTCCGGCGGTTGA
- a CDS encoding MarR family winged helix-turn-helix transcriptional regulator produces METETATRWLTNAEQCAWRTHLEVNRLLTYQLEKDLQPFGLTMNDYEILVNLSESEDQRMRMSDLASATLQSKSRLSHQITRMENANLVRRENCESDRRGLYAVLTEHGMATMQKVAPHHVASVRRHFIDLLAPEALTEIDKALKPIAEHLRGQRGRP; encoded by the coding sequence ATGGAGACCGAGACGGCCACCCGCTGGCTGACCAATGCGGAGCAGTGCGCCTGGCGCACCCACCTGGAGGTCAACAGGCTGTTGACGTACCAGCTCGAAAAGGACCTGCAGCCGTTCGGACTGACAATGAACGACTACGAGATCCTCGTGAATCTCTCCGAGTCGGAGGACCAGCGGATGCGGATGAGCGACCTCGCCTCCGCCACGCTCCAGTCCAAGAGCCGCCTCTCGCACCAGATCACGCGTATGGAGAACGCGAACCTGGTCCGGCGGGAGAACTGCGAGTCCGACCGCCGGGGGCTCTACGCGGTCCTCACCGAGCACGGTATGGCGACGATGCAGAAGGTCGCACCGCACCATGTGGCGTCCGTGCGGAGGCACTTCATCGACCTGCTGGCCCCCGAGGCCCTGACGGAGATCGACAAGGCCCTCAAGCCCATCGCGGAGCACCTGCGCGGCCAGCGAGGACGCCCGTGA
- a CDS encoding PepSY domain-containing protein translates to MKRNIVIAAVTAAALIGGGTATALATTGDDQGSARQAANTRLSDDDVRDDQDGSDARAASADVTAPEAIASALKHTPGTAVSAELDDEDDSDKVIWKVDVLSGDNSRHSVRIDPSNGKVLGSESDDEDDTAQVRAALKGSSVTAEEAAKAAAGKGVVTSVDLDEDGKNKSWEAETRKSGGAEQDWKIDLGTGKVTADHSDDQDDDSDDQD, encoded by the coding sequence ATGAAGCGCAACATCGTGATCGCCGCTGTGACCGCTGCCGCTCTGATCGGAGGCGGTACGGCCACGGCTCTCGCGACCACGGGAGACGACCAGGGCTCGGCACGGCAGGCGGCCAACACCCGGCTGTCGGACGACGACGTCCGTGACGACCAGGACGGTTCCGACGCGCGGGCGGCTTCCGCCGACGTGACGGCGCCCGAGGCCATCGCCTCCGCGCTGAAGCACACGCCCGGCACGGCCGTGTCCGCCGAGCTGGACGACGAGGACGACAGCGACAAGGTGATCTGGAAGGTCGACGTCCTCTCCGGCGACAACAGCCGGCACAGCGTCCGTATCGACCCGTCCAACGGCAAGGTGCTCGGCTCCGAGTCCGACGACGAGGACGACACGGCGCAGGTGCGGGCGGCGCTGAAGGGCTCGTCCGTGACGGCCGAGGAGGCCGCGAAGGCTGCCGCCGGCAAGGGCGTGGTGACGTCCGTGGACCTGGACGAGGACGGCAAGAACAAGTCCTGGGAGGCCGAGACCCGCAAGTCCGGCGGCGCCGAGCAGGACTGGAAGATCGACCTCGGCACGGGCAAGGTCACGGCGGACCACTCGGACGACCAGGACGACGACTCCGACGACCAGGACTGA
- a CDS encoding sensor histidine kinase: MRRLFGSVRARATLGATLVVAVALVAAGAAVLLSLRSNLMGEAGTQAERSARAVASELAAGTPYGKLAGLDGDDGPVQVLAEKKRLVAASEDLEKISGTDSDRVKPQPPVAPRRDDDDDPDDQEEALEPGEIAGESTFSNGSASIDGDTQDYRFAAVEVETHDRGRLKVYAGAPLAAEHGAVQSALTVMLIGFPLLLGVVAGVTWLVTRRALRPVEGIRSEMAAITASQDLARRVPEPQTHDEVARLARTTNETLAALETSVERQRRFVADASHELRSPIASLRTQLEVAAAHPELLDLDGAVEDTVRLQRLAADLLLLARLDAGERPTDAKVDLAGLAREEAEGRTGVTVDAEPVNVAGSRGQLGRVLANLLDNAQRHARSAVTVSVRREGDLAVVGVADDGDGVPQADRERIFERFVRLDAARSRDDGGAGLGLAIARDVAVRHGGTLTAGQGPAGGALFELRLPLA, from the coding sequence ATGAGGCGGCTGTTCGGGTCCGTCCGGGCGCGGGCCACGCTGGGAGCCACGCTCGTGGTCGCGGTGGCGCTCGTCGCCGCCGGGGCCGCCGTCCTGCTGTCCCTGCGGTCCAACCTGATGGGCGAGGCCGGCACTCAGGCGGAGCGCTCCGCCCGGGCGGTAGCCTCCGAGCTCGCCGCCGGGACGCCGTACGGCAAGCTGGCCGGTCTGGACGGCGACGACGGACCAGTCCAGGTCCTCGCCGAGAAGAAGCGGCTGGTGGCGGCCAGCGAGGATCTGGAGAAGATCAGCGGTACCGACTCCGACCGGGTGAAGCCACAGCCGCCGGTGGCGCCTCGCCGGGACGATGACGACGACCCCGACGACCAGGAGGAGGCCCTCGAACCCGGGGAGATCGCCGGGGAGAGCACCTTCAGCAACGGGTCCGCGAGCATCGACGGCGACACGCAGGACTACCGGTTCGCCGCCGTCGAGGTCGAGACCCACGACCGAGGGCGCCTGAAGGTCTACGCCGGTGCCCCGCTGGCCGCCGAGCACGGGGCGGTGCAGAGCGCGCTGACGGTGATGCTGATCGGGTTCCCGCTGCTGCTCGGCGTCGTCGCGGGGGTGACCTGGCTGGTCACCCGGCGGGCGCTGCGGCCGGTGGAGGGCATCCGGAGCGAGATGGCCGCGATCACCGCCTCGCAGGACCTCGCGCGCCGTGTCCCGGAGCCGCAGACGCACGACGAGGTCGCCCGGCTCGCCCGGACGACGAACGAGACGCTCGCGGCCCTGGAGACCTCCGTGGAGCGGCAGCGGCGCTTCGTCGCCGACGCCTCCCACGAGCTGCGCAGCCCGATCGCCTCGCTGCGCACGCAGTTGGAGGTGGCCGCAGCACATCCCGAGCTGCTGGACCTCGACGGAGCCGTGGAGGACACCGTACGGCTCCAGCGGCTCGCCGCCGACCTGCTGCTGCTCGCCCGGCTGGACGCGGGGGAGCGGCCCACCGACGCGAAGGTCGACCTCGCCGGGCTGGCCCGGGAGGAAGCCGAGGGGCGGACGGGTGTGACGGTGGACGCGGAGCCGGTGAACGTGGCCGGATCGCGCGGGCAGTTGGGCCGGGTGCTGGCCAATCTGCTCGACAACGCCCAGCGGCATGCCCGGTCGGCCGTCACCGTGAGCGTGCGTCGGGAGGGTGACCTGGCCGTGGTCGGGGTGGCCGACGACGGGGACGGCGTGCCCCAGGCCGACCGGGAGCGGATCTTCGAGCGGTTCGTACGGCTGGACGCCGCCCGCAGCCGCGACGACGGCGGGGCCGGACTGGGACTCGCCATCGCCCGGGACGTCGCCGTACGGCACGGCGGCACGCTCACGGCCGGTCAGGGGCCGGCGGGCGGAGCCCTGTTCGAACTCCGCCTGCCGCTCGCCTAG
- a CDS encoding cellulose-binding protein codes for MSDTSPYGFELVRRGYDRAQVDERISKLVSDRDSALARITALEKRIEELHLETQNAQAQISDAEPSYAGLGARVEKILRLAEEEAKDLREEARRAAEQHRELAESAAQQVRNDAESYSAERKAKAEDEGLRIVEKAKSDAAQLRSEAQKDAQSKREEADALFEETRAKAAQAAADFETNLAKRREQSERDLASRQAKAEKRLAEIEHRAEQLRLEAEKLRTDAERRARQTVETAQRQAEDIVADANAKADRIRSESERELAALTNRRDSINAQLTNVREMLATLTGAAVAAAGTPAEDEPISRGVPAQQSR; via the coding sequence ATGAGCGACACTTCCCCCTACGGCTTCGAGCTTGTGCGGCGTGGGTACGACCGCGCTCAGGTGGACGAACGTATCTCCAAGCTCGTCTCCGACCGTGACAGCGCTCTCGCCCGCATCACCGCTCTGGAAAAGCGCATCGAGGAGCTCCACCTCGAGACGCAGAACGCCCAGGCCCAGATCAGCGACGCCGAGCCGTCGTACGCGGGTCTCGGCGCGCGCGTGGAGAAGATCCTCCGCCTCGCCGAGGAGGAGGCGAAGGACCTGCGCGAGGAGGCCCGGCGCGCGGCCGAGCAGCACCGCGAGCTCGCCGAGTCGGCGGCCCAGCAGGTGCGCAACGACGCCGAGTCGTACTCGGCGGAGCGCAAGGCCAAGGCCGAGGACGAGGGCCTGCGGATCGTCGAGAAGGCCAAGAGCGACGCCGCCCAGCTGCGTTCCGAGGCACAGAAGGACGCGCAGTCCAAGCGCGAGGAGGCGGACGCCCTCTTCGAGGAGACCCGCGCCAAGGCCGCGCAGGCCGCCGCCGACTTCGAGACGAACCTCGCCAAGCGCCGCGAGCAGTCCGAGCGCGACCTGGCGTCCCGTCAGGCCAAGGCCGAGAAGCGTCTCGCCGAGATCGAGCACCGCGCCGAGCAGCTCCGCCTGGAGGCGGAGAAGCTGCGCACGGACGCCGAGCGCCGCGCCCGCCAGACGGTGGAGACGGCCCAGCGTCAGGCCGAGGACATCGTGGCCGACGCCAACGCCAAGGCCGACCGCATCCGTTCGGAATCCGAGCGCGAGCTCGCGGCCCTCACCAACCGCCGCGACAGCATCAACGCCCAGCTGACGAACGTCCGCGAGATGCTCGCGACGCTCACGGGCGCCGCGGTCGCCGCTGCGGGCACGCCGGCCGAGGACGAGCCGATCTCCCGCGGGGTCCCGGCCCAGCAGTCCCGGTAA
- a CDS encoding acetyl-CoA C-acetyltransferase, which produces MSSGTSGTSGANGSTSVIVAGARTPMGRLLGSLKSFSGADLGGFAIKAALDRAGIGGDQVQYVIMGQVLQAGAGQIPARQAAVKAGIPMNVPALTINKVCLSGLDAIALADQLIRAGEFDVIVAGGQESMTNAPHLLPKSREGFKYGAIEMLDSMAHDGLTDSFDGVAMGESTEKHNTRLGIGRAEQDEIAALSHQRAAAAQKNGLFEAEITPVEIPQRKGDPVLFSKDEGIRGDTTAESLGKLRPAFAKDGTITAGSASQISDGAAAVVVMSKAKAQELGLDWIAEIGAHGNVAGPDNSLQSQPSNAIQHALKKEGLSVEDLDLIEINEAFAAVAVQSMKDLGVSTEKVNVNGGAIALGHPIGMSGARLVLHLALELKRRGGGVGAAALCGGGGQGDALIVRVPKA; this is translated from the coding sequence ATGTCTTCTGGAACGTCTGGAACGTCCGGGGCCAACGGCTCCACGTCTGTGATCGTCGCGGGCGCCCGTACTCCGATGGGGCGGTTGCTCGGTTCGCTGAAGTCCTTCTCCGGAGCCGACCTCGGCGGCTTCGCGATCAAGGCCGCCCTCGACCGTGCGGGGATCGGTGGCGACCAGGTGCAGTACGTGATCATGGGGCAGGTGCTCCAGGCCGGGGCGGGGCAGATCCCGGCGCGCCAGGCCGCCGTCAAGGCGGGTATCCCCATGAATGTGCCGGCGCTGACCATCAACAAGGTGTGTCTGTCGGGCCTCGACGCCATCGCGCTGGCGGACCAGCTGATCCGTGCGGGTGAGTTCGACGTGATCGTCGCCGGCGGTCAGGAGTCCATGACCAACGCCCCGCATCTGCTGCCGAAGTCCCGCGAGGGCTTCAAGTACGGCGCAATCGAGATGCTCGACTCCATGGCCCACGACGGGCTGACCGACTCCTTCGACGGCGTCGCCATGGGCGAGTCGACGGAGAAGCACAACACGCGCCTCGGCATCGGCCGCGCCGAGCAGGACGAGATCGCCGCGCTGTCCCACCAGCGGGCCGCCGCCGCGCAGAAGAACGGCCTGTTCGAGGCCGAGATCACGCCGGTGGAGATCCCGCAGCGCAAGGGCGACCCGGTGCTGTTCAGCAAGGACGAGGGGATCCGGGGCGACACGACCGCGGAGTCCCTCGGCAAGCTGCGTCCCGCCTTCGCCAAGGACGGCACGATCACGGCCGGTTCGGCGTCGCAGATCTCCGACGGCGCTGCCGCCGTCGTGGTGATGAGCAAGGCCAAGGCTCAGGAGCTCGGCCTGGACTGGATCGCCGAGATCGGGGCGCACGGGAACGTGGCGGGGCCGGACAACTCGCTCCAGTCCCAGCCGTCCAACGCGATCCAGCACGCGTTGAAGAAGGAGGGGCTGAGCGTCGAGGACCTGGACCTCATCGAGATCAACGAGGCGTTCGCGGCGGTTGCCGTGCAGTCGATGAAGGACCTCGGGGTGTCCACCGAAAAGGTGAATGTCAACGGAGGTGCCATTGCCCTGGGTCACCCGATCGGGATGTCCGGTGCGCGGCTCGTGCTGCACCTCGCGCTGGAGCTGAAGCGGCGCGGCGGTGGCGTGGGCGCGGCCGCGCTGTGCGGTGGCGGTGGTCAGGGTGACGCGCTGATCGTGCGGGTACCGAAGGCCTGA
- the scy gene encoding polarized growth protein Scy, producing MRGYESQEREPAADVDHLSRFEAEMKRLKTEREKAIQHAEDLGYQVEVLRAKLHEARRTIMSRPSFDGGDIGWQAEQLLRNAQMQADQIRADADRELSEARAQTQRILQEHAEQAARLQAELHQEAVTRRQQLDQELAERRQTVESHVNENVAWAEQLRARTEQQARRLLEESRAEAEQALATARAEAERLTTEARQRLTGAAEEARAEAEQILRRARTDAERLLNAASTQAQEATDHAEQLRTSTATESESARRQAQELSKAAEQRMAEAEEALRKARTESEKLVTEAKEAATKALASAESANETRTRTAKEQVARLVEEATKEAENTKSEAEQLVADARAEAEKIVAEAAEKARTLTAEETATQLSKAARTAEEVLNKASEDAKKTTRAAAEEAERIRKEAEAEADRLRAEAHDIAEQLKGAAKDDTKEYRAKTVELQEEARRLRGEAEQLRADAVDEGEKIRAEARKEAVAQIEEAARSAEELLAKAKADADELRTTAQTDSERVRTEAIERATTLRRQAEETLQRTRQEAERHREEVVEQAEALKADAERAARELHEETEQAIEARRAEAAQELTRLQTEAEERLTAAEQALSDAREEAARIRREAAEENERLRAEAAERIRTLQQQAEAEAERLRDEAASDASAARAEGEAVAVRLRSEAANEAERLKSEAQESADRVRAEAQAAAERLAVEASETLAAAQEEANRRRREAEEVLGSARQEADQERERAREQSEELLASARRRVEEAQTEAVRLVEEADRRATEMVSAAEQHAQQVRDSVAGLHEQAQDEIAGLRSAAEHAAERTRREAQEEADRVRADAYAERERASEDAGRLRREAHEESEAAKALAERTMSEAIREAERIRADVAEHAQRVRTEASDAIAEAEQSASRTRADAREDANRIRSDAATQADTLITEARNEAERLTTETVQETDRLRMETVAEAERVRTEAISEAERVRSEAATEAERVRAESVAKADQLVGEATAEAERLRAEAAETVGSAQQHAERMRSEAERVKADAQAEAERLVNAAREETDRTLDEARKDANKRRSEAAEQVDKLISETTAEADKLLTEAQQQAHKTTAEAESQADTMVGAARNEADRLVSEATVEGNSLVEKARTDADELLVGARRDATQIRERAEELRERVTAEIEELHERARRESAETMKSAGDRCDALVKAAEEQLAKAQAQAKEIVSEANSEAGKVRIAAVKKAEGLLKEAEQKKATLVREAEELKAEAIREAKRTVDEGKRELEVLVRRREDINAEISRVQDVLEALESFEAPSPVKDNGVKAGVTAGAPRSGGKSSES from the coding sequence GTGCGGGGCTACGAGAGCCAGGAGCGAGAGCCGGCGGCTGACGTCGACCACCTCTCTCGGTTCGAAGCCGAGATGAAGCGGCTGAAGACCGAACGGGAAAAGGCGATCCAGCACGCCGAGGACCTCGGCTACCAGGTCGAGGTGCTGCGCGCCAAGCTGCACGAGGCGCGGCGCACCATCATGTCCCGGCCCTCCTTCGACGGGGGCGACATCGGCTGGCAGGCCGAGCAGTTGCTGCGCAACGCGCAGATGCAGGCCGACCAGATCCGCGCGGACGCCGACCGCGAGCTGAGCGAGGCCCGGGCCCAGACCCAGCGGATCCTGCAGGAGCACGCCGAGCAGGCGGCCCGGCTCCAGGCGGAGCTGCACCAGGAGGCGGTGACCCGGCGCCAGCAGCTCGACCAGGAGCTGGCCGAGCGCCGCCAGACGGTCGAGTCGCACGTCAACGAGAACGTGGCGTGGGCGGAGCAGCTGCGGGCCCGCACCGAGCAGCAGGCCCGCCGGCTGCTGGAGGAGTCCCGCGCCGAGGCCGAGCAGGCCCTGGCGACCGCCCGCGCCGAGGCCGAGCGGCTGACGACCGAGGCCCGGCAGCGGCTGACGGGCGCGGCCGAGGAGGCCCGGGCCGAGGCCGAGCAGATCCTGCGGCGTGCCCGCACGGACGCCGAGCGACTCCTCAACGCCGCCTCCACGCAGGCCCAGGAGGCCACCGACCACGCCGAACAGCTGCGCACGTCGACCGCCACGGAGTCGGAGTCCGCGCGCCGCCAGGCCCAGGAGCTGAGCAAGGCCGCCGAGCAGCGGATGGCCGAGGCCGAGGAGGCGCTGCGCAAGGCGCGGACCGAGTCGGAGAAGCTGGTCACCGAGGCCAAGGAGGCCGCCACCAAGGCCCTGGCGAGCGCGGAGTCCGCGAACGAGACGCGTACGCGCACCGCCAAGGAGCAGGTCGCCCGGCTGGTCGAGGAGGCCACGAAGGAGGCCGAGAACACCAAGTCCGAGGCCGAGCAGCTCGTCGCGGACGCCCGCGCCGAGGCAGAGAAGATCGTCGCGGAGGCCGCGGAGAAGGCCCGCACGCTCACCGCCGAGGAGACCGCGACCCAGCTGTCCAAGGCGGCCCGGACGGCCGAGGAGGTCCTCAACAAGGCGTCGGAGGACGCCAAGAAGACCACCAGGGCCGCGGCCGAGGAGGCCGAGCGGATCCGCAAGGAGGCCGAGGCCGAGGCGGACCGGCTGCGGGCCGAGGCGCATGACATCGCCGAGCAGCTCAAGGGCGCGGCGAAGGACGACACCAAGGAGTACCGCGCCAAGACGGTCGAGCTCCAGGAGGAGGCCCGCCGACTGCGCGGCGAGGCCGAGCAGCTCCGGGCCGACGCGGTCGACGAGGGCGAGAAGATCCGCGCCGAGGCCCGCAAGGAGGCCGTGGCGCAGATCGAGGAGGCGGCGAGGTCCGCCGAGGAACTGCTCGCCAAGGCGAAGGCGGACGCGGACGAGCTGCGCACGACGGCCCAGACGGACAGCGAGAGGGTCCGCACGGAGGCCATCGAGCGGGCGACGACCCTGCGCCGGCAGGCCGAGGAGACCCTCCAGCGCACCCGGCAGGAGGCCGAGCGGCACCGCGAGGAGGTCGTCGAGCAGGCCGAGGCCCTGAAGGCGGACGCCGAGCGTGCGGCGCGGGAGCTGCACGAGGAGACCGAGCAGGCCATAGAGGCCCGCCGCGCGGAGGCCGCCCAGGAGCTGACGCGGCTCCAGACGGAGGCGGAGGAGCGGCTGACGGCCGCCGAGCAGGCGCTGTCCGACGCCCGTGAGGAGGCCGCGCGGATCCGCCGGGAGGCCGCCGAGGAGAACGAGCGGCTGCGTGCCGAGGCCGCGGAGCGGATCCGTACGCTCCAGCAGCAGGCCGAGGCGGAGGCCGAGCGGCTGCGCGACGAGGCCGCGTCCGACGCGTCGGCCGCGCGTGCCGAGGGCGAGGCCGTCGCCGTACGTCTGCGGTCGGAGGCCGCGAACGAGGCCGAGCGGCTGAAGTCGGAGGCGCAGGAGAGCGCCGACCGGGTGCGCGCGGAGGCGCAGGCCGCCGCCGAGCGGCTGGCCGTGGAGGCGTCCGAGACGCTGGCCGCCGCCCAGGAGGAGGCCAATCGGCGCCGCCGGGAGGCCGAGGAAGTCCTCGGCAGCGCCCGGCAGGAGGCCGACCAGGAGCGCGAGCGGGCCCGCGAGCAGAGCGAGGAGCTGCTGGCTTCCGCGCGCAGGCGCGTGGAGGAGGCGCAGACCGAGGCCGTACGGCTGGTCGAGGAGGCCGACCGGCGTGCCACGGAGATGGTGTCGGCGGCCGAGCAGCACGCGCAGCAGGTCCGGGACTCCGTCGCGGGGCTGCACGAGCAGGCGCAGGACGAGATCGCCGGGCTGCGCAGCGCCGCCGAGCACGCGGCGGAGCGTACGCGGCGCGAGGCGCAGGAGGAGGCGGACCGGGTCCGCGCCGACGCCTACGCCGAGCGGGAGCGGGCGAGCGAGGACGCAGGCCGGCTGCGGCGCGAGGCGCACGAGGAGAGCGAGGCCGCCAAGGCGCTCGCCGAGCGGACGATGTCCGAGGCGATCAGGGAGGCGGAGCGGATCCGCGCGGACGTCGCCGAGCACGCCCAGCGCGTGCGCACGGAGGCGTCGGACGCCATCGCGGAGGCCGAGCAGAGCGCCTCGCGTACCCGGGCGGACGCCCGCGAGGACGCCAACCGCATCCGCTCGGACGCGGCGACGCAGGCGGACACCCTCATCACCGAGGCGCGCAACGAGGCGGAGCGGCTCACGACCGAGACGGTCCAGGAGACGGACCGGCTGCGGATGGAGACGGTCGCCGAGGCCGAGCGGGTCCGTACGGAAGCCATCTCCGAGGCCGAGCGCGTCCGGTCCGAGGCGGCCACGGAGGCCGAGCGGGTGCGGGCCGAGTCGGTCGCCAAGGCCGACCAGCTGGTCGGGGAGGCCACCGCCGAGGCGGAGCGGCTGCGGGCCGAGGCCGCCGAGACGGTCGGCTCGGCGCAGCAGCACGCCGAGCGGATGCGCAGCGAGGCCGAGCGCGTCAAGGCGGACGCGCAGGCGGAGGCCGAGCGGCTCGTCAACGCCGCGCGCGAGGAGACCGACCGCACGCTGGACGAGGCCCGCAAGGACGCCAACAAGCGGCGCTCCGAGGCGGCCGAGCAGGTCGACAAGCTCATCTCCGAGACGACGGCCGAGGCCGACAAGCTGCTCACCGAGGCGCAGCAGCAGGCGCACAAGACCACCGCGGAGGCCGAGTCGCAGGCCGACACGATGGTGGGCGCGGCCCGCAACGAGGCCGACCGGCTCGTGTCCGAGGCGACGGTCGAGGGCAACTCGCTCGTGGAGAAGGCCCGTACGGACGCGGACGAGCTGCTGGTCGGCGCGCGCCGGGACGCCACGCAGATCAGGGAGCGTGCCGAGGAGCTGCGCGAGCGCGTCACGGCGGAGATCGAGGAGCTGCACGAGCGGGCCCGCCGGGAGTCGGCCGAGACGATGAAGTCGGCGGGCGACCGCTGCGACGCGCTCGTCAAGGCCGCGGAGGAGCAGCTCGCGAAGGCCCAGGCGCAGGCCAAGGAGATCGTCTCGGAGGCCAACTCCGAGGCGGGCAAGGTCCGTATCGCCGCGGTGAAGAAGGCCGAGGGGCTGCTCAAGGAGGCCGAGCAGAAGAAGGCCACGCTGGTCCGGGAGGCCGAGGAGCTGAAGGCCGAGGCGATCCGCGAGGCCAAGCGCACGGTGGACGAGGGCAAGCGCGAGCTGGAGGTCCTGGTCCGCCGCCGCGAGGACATCAACGCCGAGATCTCCCGTGTCCAGGACGTCCTGGAGGCGTTGGAATCCTTCGAGGCCCCGTCCCCGGTCAAGGACAACGGAGTCAAGGCAGGCGTGACAGCCGGCGCGCCCCGTTCGGGTGGCAAGTCCTCGGAAAGCTAG